In Candidatus Methylacidithermus pantelleriae, one DNA window encodes the following:
- a CDS encoding uracil-DNA glycosylase — translation MSSESSARSPVGLLSTLKAYLLRERERGRLYLRLSSEAKKNWEKFLLAHPSADRPGSPSCPAPSQATSPPSSEVMPVDERRKQLEKLAQTVAKCCRCPHLAATRTQTVFGIGSPSASLFFVGEAPGAEEDRQGQPFVGPAGQLLTKMIRAMGLEREQVYIANVLKCRPNLPEGTLGNRRPTEEEVARCLPYLHEQIEIVRPKAIVALGGVALEGLLGKKALQVPPGQPISISRFRGRFLEFRGIPVMPTYHPSYLLHNPSIQQKRKVWEDLLAVMERLGLPISQRQREYFLPKPSK, via the coding sequence ATGTCATCTGAAAGTTCTGCGCGCAGTCCGGTAGGATTGCTTTCTACACTCAAAGCCTACCTTTTACGTGAGCGGGAACGGGGACGCCTTTATCTCCGTCTTTCCTCGGAAGCAAAAAAGAACTGGGAGAAATTTCTTCTTGCCCATCCTTCTGCCGATCGACCAGGTTCACCCAGTTGTCCGGCCCCGTCACAGGCCACTTCTCCACCCTCCTCTGAAGTCATGCCGGTCGACGAGCGCCGCAAACAGCTCGAAAAACTTGCCCAAACCGTTGCGAAGTGTTGCCGGTGTCCTCATTTAGCCGCGACACGGACGCAGACCGTCTTTGGGATAGGCTCTCCCTCCGCTTCCCTTTTCTTTGTTGGAGAGGCGCCGGGAGCTGAAGAAGATCGCCAGGGACAACCCTTTGTCGGGCCAGCGGGGCAGCTTTTAACGAAGATGATCCGTGCCATGGGGCTAGAACGAGAGCAGGTCTACATCGCCAATGTACTCAAGTGTCGTCCCAACCTACCCGAGGGAACCCTCGGTAACCGGCGTCCGACCGAAGAGGAGGTGGCCCGTTGTCTGCCGTATCTCCACGAGCAGATCGAAATCGTCCGGCCCAAGGCTATTGTCGCTCTAGGAGGCGTGGCTTTGGAAGGGCTTCTGGGCAAGAAGGCCCTGCAAGTACCTCCGGGGCAGCCGATCTCCATTTCTCGTTTCCGGGGTCGCTTTCTGGAATTTCGAGGAATTCCTGTGATGCCCACCTACCATCCATCCTACCTGCTTCATAACCCCAGCATTCAGCAGAAGCGAAAAGTATGGGAAGATCTTCTTGCCGTGATGGAACGCTTAGGACTTCCTATAAGCCAACGCCAAAGGGAATACTTTTTGCCAAAGCCCTCGAAATAA
- a CDS encoding ferredoxin: MADRRNRYPDNVPGKFYVDNQCIDCDLCRETAPENFTRNDEGGHSYVYKQPTTPEEEAKCREALEGCPVEAIGDDGDLEPLEEQAVQEEPA; this comes from the coding sequence ATGGCCGATCGAAGGAATCGATATCCAGACAACGTTCCGGGGAAATTTTACGTCGATAACCAGTGCATTGATTGCGATCTTTGCCGGGAAACCGCCCCAGAGAATTTCACGCGGAATGACGAGGGAGGGCATTCCTACGTTTACAAGCAGCCCACCACACCTGAAGAGGAGGCCAAGTGTCGGGAGGCCTTGGAGGGTTGTCCGGTAGAGGCGATCGGAGACGACGGGGATTTAGAGCCGCTAGAAGAGCAGGCAGTCCAAGAAGAACCGGCGTAG
- a CDS encoding RluA family pseudouridine synthase yields the protein MGSPSCQTGRVFPVDQYAGERLDVALARILGRSRSFVQKLIRKGAVTLGPLAKLAQPAYRIAPGDYVRIEVIEEEPSPSAQPRPEPVPFEVLYEDSEILALDKPAGLVVHPGAGQWSGTLVHGLLARYGPASLSQLGGLSRPGIVHRLDKLTSGVLLVAKTDQAHAILGEQFRTRRVKKFYRALVHGVPSPPQGAWAEKLGRHPVNRKKRAVLHQGGRVALTEYRTIMAGTKSALVELVLHTGRTHQARVHLAYHGHPVVGDPLYGKLSKDRKLGSLPERMYLHALRIGFFHPATGQWIEIESPLPVEFTYVI from the coding sequence ATGGGCTCCCCATCCTGTCAAACCGGTAGAGTTTTTCCGGTAGATCAATACGCAGGGGAGCGCCTGGATGTGGCGCTTGCCCGGATCCTGGGGCGTTCACGTTCTTTTGTTCAAAAGCTTATTCGTAAGGGTGCGGTTACGCTTGGACCCTTGGCCAAGTTGGCCCAGCCCGCCTACCGGATTGCCCCGGGCGACTATGTCCGGATCGAGGTCATAGAGGAGGAGCCGAGCCCCTCCGCCCAACCCCGGCCTGAACCGGTCCCTTTCGAAGTCCTCTACGAAGATTCCGAAATCCTCGCCCTGGATAAACCGGCTGGGCTAGTCGTTCATCCAGGTGCGGGTCAGTGGAGCGGGACGCTCGTGCACGGGCTTTTGGCAAGATACGGGCCCGCGTCGCTTTCCCAGCTAGGCGGACTTTCGAGGCCAGGCATCGTTCATCGCTTGGACAAGCTTACCAGCGGCGTCCTCCTGGTGGCCAAAACAGACCAGGCCCATGCCATCCTTGGGGAACAGTTTCGGACTCGCAGGGTGAAAAAGTTCTACCGGGCCCTTGTTCATGGCGTCCCCTCCCCTCCCCAAGGCGCATGGGCCGAAAAACTTGGGCGACACCCGGTAAACCGGAAAAAAAGGGCAGTGCTCCACCAAGGGGGACGAGTCGCCCTTACGGAATACCGAACCATCATGGCAGGAACTAAAAGTGCCTTGGTAGAGTTGGTCCTCCATACCGGTAGAACCCATCAAGCTCGCGTCCACCTAGCCTACCATGGCCACCCGGTTGTCGGCGATCCCCTATACGGAAAGCTCTCAAAGGATCGGAAACTTGGATCGCTTCCGGAACGGATGTACCTCCATGCCCTGCGAATCGGTTTTTTTCACCCTGCAACCGGGCAATGGATTGAGATCGAATCCCCTCTTCCCGTAGAGTTTACCTATGTCATCTGA